In Bacillus thuringiensis, the DNA window AGCATCAAACATTAAAATTTGTGTAGATAACTCCATGTCAGTAAATCCTGATAGCTGATACGGTTTATCCCATGATTTTTTATAATTTTCTTTAGCAATACGGGAAGCTACCTGTCTTTGACTACTTTTTATAATCTCTTTATAAAGTCGTCCAGCTAAAGTCTTACTTGGATCTGTTAGCATTTCTCTTAAGTTAACAAATAATGTATTCGAAACCGTTATGTCTAACAACTCTGTTACATGTTCCATCTCATCAACAATACGCTCAGCATCTGTTTTAAATTGCGTATGTTCTAAAGGATGTTCAAGAGCCACTAAATTATTTTGAATATCACCGATTTTTACCCATTCATCATTATGATCATCTTGGTCAATCCAGAGTAAATAGATGAGGAAAAGGTGCAGAAATTCTGCTTGTTCATGGCTAATTCCATATGTTTCAAAAGGATTTAAATCTAGGTTTCTTAATTCCATATAACGAATACCCTGATTATTTAAATCTGAGACTTTTGGGCCGCCCCTTAAACGGACAGATGCATAAAATTCTTTTTCCTCTAATAAAACCCCTTTACGCACTAACGAAGAAAGATCAGATATATAGTTTTGTAAACTACTATAGGATACTTGAACATCGTTTTCATTGCTATAACCATATTTACTATTTCTAATGCTTCTTACGGCGCCATTTAAAGGATTTTTTTCAAAGAAATTCTTTTCACTACTAGGAGAAGCACCGAAGAAATACGTTATTAGCCATCGATAGTGTAAATAATTCCTTGTGACTTTCAAATAAATTTCTGTTTTAAATTGATGATAATCTTTTATTTCTGATTGTAATTCAAATAATACCTGAATTAAATCATCGCTAAATTCAAAATTGAAATGAATACCACTAATCATTTGTTTTCGTCGACCATAAGAATTAGATAAATATCGGCGATATAAAACATTTTCATGATTATTAAGTTTCGCAATCATAATATCTTCTTCTTTTTCGGGCAACTGTGGTGGCATACTTAATGGCCAAAGCATTTCGGTAACGCCCATAGAACGATAGGCAACATCATGAATAGCTGCTAAATAATTAAATAAATCTTCTAGTGTCTCGGTAACTGGTGTGATTAGTTCCATCTGTGTTTCAGAGAAATCCCGCTGAATATAAGGATGGTCATCTCTTACTGAAATACTATTGGGATGTTCTGTTTTAGCTAAACTTCCTGATAGATCCACTCGTTGACTTTCTTTTTCAACGCCAAAACGTGCTTTTAATACATATGGTTTAATACGGTCATTGTTTAACATTTTTTTCATTTCCATATAAACGGTACCCCCCATCAACTCAAATATTTGATATAGAAATCGCCAAAGTTATAGCTATTTTTTACATTCAGCATTTGGATATTAATGGCCAAAGCATTTTATTCTTATCCACAGAAA includes these proteins:
- the gshAB gene encoding bifunctional glutamate--cysteine ligase GshA/glutathione synthetase GshB, which gives rise to MEMKKMLNNDRIKPYVLKARFGVEKESQRVDLSGSLAKTEHPNSISVRDDHPYIQRDFSETQMELITPVTETLEDLFNYLAAIHDVAYRSMGVTEMLWPLSMPPQLPEKEEDIMIAKLNNHENVLYRRYLSNSYGRRKQMISGIHFNFEFSDDLIQVLFELQSEIKDYHQFKTEIYLKVTRNYLHYRWLITYFFGASPSSEKNFFEKNPLNGAVRSIRNSKYGYSNENDVQVSYSSLQNYISDLSSLVRKGVLLEEKEFYASVRLRGGPKVSDLNNQGIRYMELRNLDLNPFETYGISHEQAEFLHLFLIYLLWIDQDDHNDEWVKIGDIQNNLVALEHPLEHTQFKTDAERIVDEMEHVTELLDITVSNTLFVNLREMLTDPSKTLAGRLYKEIIKSSQRQVASRIAKENYKKSWDKPYQLSGFTDMELSTQILMFDAIQQGIQVDVLDRQDQFLRLKLGSHVEYVKNGNMTSKDSYISPLIMENKTVTKKILQQHGFRVPIGEEFNDIEKALRSYDLFARKPFVVKPKTTNYGLGISIFKEDGTSYEDYQKALTLAFKEDSSVLIEEFVYGTEYRFFVLDDKVHAVLLRIPANVVGDGTHTIEELVLQKNLDSLRGMDHRTPLESIQLGELELLMLKAQGYRKNSIPISGEIVFLRENSNVSTGGDSIDVTDQIPDDYKKLAIDAVAALGANISGIDLIIENTEIPAANKNAYGIIEANFNPSMYMHIYPYKGKSRRLTMYVLHYLFPELLVGS